A window of the Apostichopus japonicus isolate 1M-3 chromosome 8, ASM3797524v1, whole genome shotgun sequence genome harbors these coding sequences:
- the LOC139971132 gene encoding spectrin beta chain, non-erythrocytic 1-like isoform X5, which produces MKRRSSQDVMVEHPDEKSIITYVVTYYHYFSKMKVETVSGKRIGKVIGEAIENEKLVTDYDKISSDLLKWIEQTISILNDRTFANSLQGVQQQLLAFNSYRTVEKPPKFQEKGNLEVLLFTIQSKMRANNQKPYTPAEGKLISDINKSWEKLEKAEHEREMALRQELIRQEKLEQLAARFDRKAAMREAWLSENQRLVAQDNFGYDLPAVEAASKKHEAIETDINAYQDRVLAVVAVAEELEEEKYHDIDRINARKNNVLRLWDYLLELLKGRRQRLLLSLEIHKRFQEMELLLDSMDETRVLLLSEDYGKHLMGVEDLLQKHALLEADVAAYGDQVKEVNAHVAKYMEPEGPDGSGYIPVDPQICQERIENLEQKYEELKDLARNRHDKLEESLRLWRFFWELADDETWIKEQAQIVSSADIGHDLTSVNLLLNKHKGQEDEIVGHQAQLESNIQMGEDLITENHPGSPQIKERITDVQDKFGRLKDLAAQRQKRLREAVDLYQFYADADDMENWMVDTLRIVSSEDVGRDEASAESLLKKHKDLVSELLGSNDVSEELQNYAQTIQGLHEQANELGEQDRDSPEVRERLDKIDDYYQKLLELAKLRERRLQDALSLYKLFNEADTVETWIDEKEHTLHALIPAEDLESNDVILARFDHIEKEVEVNASKVAVVNQLASNLLQVDHPNSGEITDKQNHLNERWAELSKLLKERRDAVLSVREVQTYHFECIETTQWIRDKARLIAATEDLGNDLAGITSLQRRLKGMESDLAAIDAKLDDLGKESDKLAEEHPEDSEQIHRRYKEIMDVWEELKELLKTREAALSEAGDLHQFLRDIDDFQAWLARTVTEIASEDLPESLAEAEKMLNKHAAIKEEIDGYEENYAKMKETGERICADQTDTQYVFLKQRLQALDDGWIELHQMWDSRQQLLSQALNHQMFLRDARQVDSILNQQENFLAKVEQPGSLEACDEAIKKYENFLNQMDTNDEKINNVLGFGQKLCDEDHYAADKINKKCESIEERRKANRKAAEDTLAKLKDNRLLQTFLEEADDVGMWVVEKMVVAQEETYDNARNSHSRYQKHQTFEAELESNKDRLHKLKEHAEELIREKPETEEVVRQHINDLENQWTELEDTTQEKGKKLSEENSQALFNQGCDDLDNWITDLESQLKREEADQDFVTLNHELKKQQMLEELVIIKKEEVTQLEAQLCQLENADDIERVTAKKALIEERFQCMAEPLTHRRNDLETQKKSLQLLKDIDAEKRWIQERMPAATSTDYGNSLQSVRTLQKKNNALQTEIDGHQPRIDEVCERGQAMIEENHPRSPEIDEGLRNMNDQLEKLKDAVKDRDDRLKESEKAQKYYFDAAEAEAWLSEQELYMMGEEKGKDEASAKSLLKKHKILEKAVEDYADNINELSNEAKKLIDENHPESEQVAIRQSQIDKLYAGLKDLSEERRSRLQENNKLFEINREIDDIEQWIAEKEVVAGSHELGQDFEHVTMLQDRFKEFARDTYNVGTVKVNNVNQMCDAHIDEGHSDSNVIAEWRDQINESWADLCELIETRTTMLAASYELHKFYHDSKEVLSDIKDKQNEMSAELGKDQQQVAILQRKHVSFQSDLAALGAQVKDVQDEAARLRSAYAGDKARDIDAQEQEVVDAWNALNQSIQLRASKLDQTDELYRFLNMVRALLLWMDDVILSIKTEEKADDVSGVELMMNQHQSIKAEIDSRDDSFTQCFNLGKEMLSRDHYASEEIRAKLMQVGNKRVDMIEDWEHRWEYLQLILEVFMWARDAQSAEAWLFAQEQYLKSEDYGQSIDEVEKLIKRHEALEKALFAQEDRFGALEKLTTLELRELRKQQQEARAAAGGSTPPLKESPKMKHKVVDEFLEEEREREAAVERGRREQEEQRIRQQAAELVEQVQEMVQQEATPQAEPAPPSQEPAGGDTTEVDTSAQLDEPAPGTVPAGAFGDAGDVEGILFRKHEWESTTKKASNRSWNQVFTTLDGHSINFYKDKKSQQNQHTFHGEEALDITGAEIEAATDYKKKNFVFRLKLPTGSEYLFQAKDQNEVEYWVGKLQGAAGVVDTEKRAATFPASEASAVGGKKSKSKGLFTMRKK; this is translated from the exons GATAACTTTGGTTATGATCTGCCAGCCGTTGAAGCTGCCTCCAAGAAGCATGAAGCTATTGAAACAGACATCAATGCCTACCAGGACAGagttctggcagtggtggccgtCGCCGAAGAACTCGAAGAAGAGAAATACCACGATATTGACAGAATCAATGCAAG GAAAAACAATGTACTACGACTATGGGATTATTTACTGGAGCTGCTCAAAGGCAGACGACAGAGACTTCTACTCTCCCTGGAGATCCACAAGCGCTTCCAAGAGATGGAACTTCTGCTCGACTCCATGGATGAGACCAGG GTCCTACTTTTGTCAGAAGACTATGGTAAACATCTAATGGGAGTTGAAGATCTTCTCCAGAAACATGCTCTCCTGGAAGCAGATGTCGCGGCCTACGGTGATCAAGTTAAGGAGGTCAACGCACACGTTGCCAAGTACATGGAACCAGAGGGTCCAGATGGCTCAG GTTACATACCTGTAGATCCTCAGATCTGTCAAGAGCGGATCGAGAACCTGGAGCAGAAGTACGAGGAACTGAAGGATCTGGCCCGCAACCGACATGACAAGCTAGAGGAATCACTTCGTCTCTGGCGCTTCTTCTGGGAGCTGGCAGATGATGAGACCTGGATCAAAGAGCAGGCCCAGATCGTATCATCAGCAGACATCGGACATGATCTCACCAGTGTTAACCTTCTCTTGAACAAACACAAG GGTCAAGAAGATGAAATTGTTGGACACCAAGCTCAGCTAGAGTCTAACATTCAGATGGGCGAGGATCTTATCACAGAGAACCACCCCGGATCACCTCAGATCAAGGAAAGAATCACCGATGTGCAGGATAAGTTTGGCAGACTGAAAGACCTTGCTGCCCAGAGACAGAAGCGATTGAGGGAAGCTGTCGACTTGTATCAG TTCTATGCCGATGCCGATGACATGGAGAACTGGATGGTGGATACACTCCGCATCGTTTCCAGTGAAGATGTTGGTCGTGATGAAGCTAGTGCAGAATCTCTTCTCAAGAAACACAAG GATCTGGTCAGTGAACTTCTGGGAAGTAAT GATGTTTCCGAGGAACTCCAAAACTATGCTCAAACTATTCAAGGACTTCATGAGCAGGCTAATGAACTTGGTGAACAG GACCGTGATTCCCCGGAAGTAAGAGAACGCCTCGACAAAATCGATGATTACTACCAGAAACTGTTGGAGCTCGCCAAACTGCGAGAACGTCGTCTCCAAGATGCCCTCTCTCTCTACAAGCTCTTCAACGAGGCTGATACCGTCGAGACCTGGATCGATGAGAAG GAGCATACTTTGCATGCTCTGATCCCAGCAGAGGATCTGGAGTCCAACGATGTCATCCTAGCTCGCTTCGACCACATCGAGAAGGAAGTCGAGGTGAACGCCTCAAAGGTCGCTGTCGTTAACCAGCTAGCTAGTAACCTTCTCCAGGTGGACCACCCTAACTCTGGAGAAATCACTGACAAACAGAACCACCTCAATGAAAG GTGGGCAGAGTTGAGCAAATTACTGAAGGAGAGGCGTGATGCGGTGCTGTCAGTACGAGAGGTGCAGACCTACCACTTTGAGTGCATCGAAACCACTCAGTGGATTCGTGACAAGGCCAGGTTGATCGCTGCCACAGAAGACCTCGGTAACGACTTGGCCGGCATTACGTCACTGCAACGAAGGCTCAAGGGTATGGAAAGCGATCTCGCTGCCATCGATGCCAAG CTCGATGATCTGGGGAAAGAGTCAGATAAACTGGCTGAGGAACACCCAGAGGATTCTGAGCAGATACACAGGCGATACAAGGAGATCATGGACGTATGGGAAGAACTGAAGGAACTG TTGAAGACACGAGAAGCAGCCCTCAGTGAAGCCGGAGACCTCCACCAATTCCTGCGTGACATTGACGACTTCCAGGCATGGCTTGCTAGAACCGTGACTGAGATTGCTTCTGAGGACCTTCCAGAGAGTCTGGCAGAAGCTGAGAAGATGCTGAACAAGCACGCCGCCATCAAGGAAGAGATAGATGGATATGAAGAGAACTACGCAAAGATGAAGGAGACTGGCGAGCGTATCTGTGCAGATCAGACTGACACGCAGTATGTCTTCCTCAAGCAG CGTCTGCAAGCTCTCGATGATGGCTGGATCGAGCTCCATCAAATGTGGGACTCTCGTCAACAATTGCTCTCTCAAGCTCTCAACCACCAGATGTTCTTGCGAGATGCCAGACAGGTCGACTCGATCCTGAACCAACAGGAGAACTTCTTGGCTAAAGTTGAACAACCT GGATCACTGGAAGCTTGCGACGAAGCGATCAAGAAATACGAGAACTTCCTCAACCAGATGGATACCAACGACGAGAAGATCAACAATGTCTTGGGCTTCGGACAGAAACTCTGCGATGAAGATCACTACGCGGCAGATAAAATCAACAAGAAATGCGAGAGTATCGAAGAACG ACGCAAGGCAAACCGAAAAGCTGCCGAGGATACACTAGCCAAGCTGAAGGACAATCGTCTCCTACAAACCTTCTTGGAGGAAGCTGATGATGTCGGTATGTGGGTGGTAGAGAAGATGGTGGTCGCTCAGGAGGAGACCTACGATAACGCTCGCAACTCCCACAGCAGATATCAGAAACACCAGACCTTTGAAGCCGAGTTAGAGTCTAACAAAGATAGGCTACACAAGCTTAAGGAG CATGCCGAAGAACTGATCCGCGAAAAACCTGAGACAGAAGAGGTGGTTCGTCAACACATCAATGACCTGGAGAACCAGTGGACAGAGCTGGAAGATACCACCCAGGAGAAGGGCAAGAAATTATCCGAGGAGAACAGCCAGGCCCTCTTCAATCAAGGTTGCGATGATTTGGACAACTGGATCACCGATCTGGAGTCTCAGCTGAAGAGAGAGGAAGCTGACCAAGACTTTGTCACCCTCAACCATGAACTCAAGAAACAACAG ATGCTTGAAGAGTTGGTGATAATCAAGAAGGAAGAGGTGACTCAATTGGAAGCTCAGCTTTGTCAGTTGGAGAATGCAGATGATATCGAGAGAGTAACAGCCAAGAAGGCTCTGATTGAAGAGAGGTTCCAGTGCATGGCCGAACCACTCACACACAGAAGGAACGACCTTGAAACACAGAAGAAGAGTTTACAGTTACTCAAGGATATCGATGCTGAGAAG AGATGGATCCAAGAGAGGATGCCAGCCGCTACCTCCACAGACTACGGCAACAGCCTACAGTCTGTGCGAACACTGCAGAAGAAGAACAACGCCCTACAGACAGAGATAGACGGGCACCAGCCCCGCATCGACGAGGTGTGTGAACGGGGACAAGCCATGATCGAAGAGAACCATCCCCGGTCACCAGAGATCGACGAAGGCTTGAGAAACATGAACGATCAACTTGAAAAGCTGAAGGATGCTGTGAAGGACAGAGATGACCGATTGAAGGAATCAGAGAAGGCACAGAAG TACTACTTTGACGCAGCCGAGGCAGAGGCCTGGCTGAGCGAGCAAGAGTTGTACATGATGGGAGAGGAGAAGGGTAAGGATGAAGCTAGCGCTAAGAGCCTCCTGAAGAAACACAAGATCCTAGAGAAGGCAGTAGAGGATTATGCCGACAACATCAATGAACTTTCCAATGAAGCCAAGAAACTCATCGATGAGAACCACCCTGAAAG TGAACAAGTCGCAATTAGACAATCTCAGATCGACAAACTCTACGCCGGTCTGAAGGACTTATCAGAGGAACGTCGTAGCAGACtacaagaaaacaacaaactcTTTGAAATCAACCGAGAGATCGACGACATCGAGCAGTGGATAGCCGAGAAGGAAGTCGTGGCTGGTTCACACGAGCTTGGTCAAGATTTCGAACATGTTACA ATGCTTCAGGATAGATTCAAGGAGTTTGCCCGCGATACCTACAACGTAGGCACGGTGAAGGTGAACAATGTGAACCAAATGTGCGACGCCCACATCGATGAAGGACATTCCGATTCTAACGTCATCGCCGAATGGCGTGACCAGATCAATGAATCATGGGCTGACCTCTGTGAACTCATAGAAACAAGAACAACC ATGCTTGCTGCTTCATATGAGCTTCACAAGTTCTACCATGATTCTAAGGAAGTTCTTAGTGATATCAAA GACAAGCAGAATGAAATGTCAGCAGAGCTTGGCAAAGATCAGCAGCAAGTTGCTATCTTGCAGAGGAAGCATGTCTCATTCCAGAGTGATCTGGCAGCATTGGGAGCTCAG GTTAAGGATGTTCAGGATGAAGCAGCCCGTCTGAGGTCAGCCTACGCTGGAGATAAAGCCCGGGATATCGACGCTCAGGAGCAGGAAGTGGTGGATGCATGGAATGCTCTGAACCAGAGCATTCAGCTCCGAGCCAGCAAGTTGGATCAGACCGATGAACTCTACCGATTCCTCAACATGGTCAGGGCTCTTCTCCTCTGGATGGATGACGTCATCCTCAGTATCAAAACAGAGGAAAAGGCAGA CGATGTGTCAGGAGTCGAGTTGATgatgaatcaacatcagagtaTCAAGGCTGAGATTGATTCCAGGGATGACAGTTTCACTCAGTGCTTCAACCTCGGCAAAGAAATGCTCAGCAGGGATCACTACGCCTCCGAAGAG ATCCGTGCTAAATTGATGCAGGTCGGAAACAAGAGAGTGGACATGATTGAAGACTGGGAGCACAGATGGGAATACTTGCAGCTTA TCCTTGAAGTATTCATGTGGGCCCGTGATGCTCAGTCTGCAGAGGCCTGGTTGTTTGCTCAAGAACAGTACCTTAAGAGTGAAGATTATGGT CAATCTATTGATGAAGTTGAAAAGCTCATCAAACGTCACGAAGCCCTGGAGAAGGCTCTGTTTGCTCAGGAAGACAGATTTGGTGCCCTTGAGAAGCTAACAACT CTTGAATTGCGTGAACTGCGCAAGCAACAGCAAGAGGCCAGAGCCGCAGCAGGTGGAAGCACTCCCCCATTGAAGGAATCGCCCAAAATGAAGCACAAAGTGGTGGATGAATTCCTAGAggaggagagagaaagagaggcgGCCGTGGAGAGGGGGCGTAGGGAACAAGAGGAACAGAGGATAAG ACAACAAGCTGCTGAGTTGGTAGAGCAGGTACAAGAAATGGTTCAACAGGAAGCTACACCGCAGGCAGAGCCTGCGCCACCATCACAGGAACCAGCCGGTGGAGACACAACGGAAGTAGACACCAGCGCTCAACTTGATGAACCAGCTCCGGGTACAGTGCCGGCCGGTGCATTCGGCGATGCAGGAGACGTTGAGGGTATTCTTTTCAGAAAGCACGAGTGGGAGTCCACGACAAAGAAAGCCTCTAACAG ATCCTGGAATCAAGTCTTTACCACATTGGACGGTCATTCCATCAACTTCTACAAAGACAAGAAATCGCAACAAAACCAGCATACCTTCCACGGAGAGGAAGCTTTAGACATCACTGGAGCTGAAATTGAGGCAGCGACTGACTACAAGAAGAAGAACTTTGTCTTTAGACTAAA ATTACCGACAGGTTCCGAATATTTGTTTCAAGCCAAGGACCAGAATGAGGTGGAGTACTGGGTAGGGAAGCTGCAAGGAGCAGCGGGTGTGGTAGACACCGAGAAGAGAGCAGCCACATTCCCAGCTTCAGAAGCCTCTGCTGTCGGAGGCAAGAAGTCCAAGAGCAAAGGCCTGTTCACAATGAGGAAGAAATGA
- the LOC139971137 gene encoding large ribosomal subunit protein mL49-like → MKMALFARTLSNAVSRYVLPKYDAILSSQLQAIQTRSLPIVWSSTTWHQEFYNSKTDLVDESEERTKYLESKEDFKYVERLIPSLEVPEPPKHDSYPTPSGWSPPKGSPEGLPYHVRRTRYHSHPVSIQQKHGGNQIWTIVKNVDGDIWTFGDKLLEHLEEVKGAEVGMTINEYAKRVFYKGVFKDDVIKWLENEGF, encoded by the exons ATGAAAATGGCTCTGTTTGCACGAACGCTTTCCAACGCAGTTTCAAGATACGTTTTGCCGAAATATGATGCTATTTTATCATCACAG TTACAAGCAATACAAACAAGATCCCTACCCATTGTATGGAGTTCAACTACCTGGCATCAAGAATTTTATAATAGCAAAACTGACTTGGTAGATGAATcagaagaaagaacaaaatattTGGAATCAAAGGAAGATTTCAAATACGTTGAGAGATTGATACCATCTCTTGAGGTACCTGAACCACCAAAGCATGATTCGTATCCTACACCTTCAGGGTGGTCACCCCCAAAAG GATCTCCGGAAGGATTACCATATCATGTTCGTAGAACCAGATACCACAGTCATCCAGTTAGCATCCAACAGAAGCATGGGGGAAATCAGATCTGGACAATCGTAAAAAATGTTGATGGCGATATTTGG ACTTTTGGGGATAAACTCTTGGAACACTTGGAAGAGGTGAAAGGAGCAGAGGTGGGGATGACGATAAATGAATATGCAAAGAGGGTTTTCTACAAAGGAGTTTTCAAAGACGATGTCATAAAATGGTTAGAAAATGAAGGTTTTTGA